In a single window of the Amycolatopsis sp. cg5 genome:
- a CDS encoding dioxygenase, protein MEPTTWLTEQVVASFDGTPDPRTRELLTGLVRTLHEYVTEHEVTEREWSRAIDFLTRAGHLTDDKRQEFVLLSDVLGVSSMVDLLMNSRSPDTTPSAVLGPFYVEGPPPRAHGDDIADGLPGTPLWVDVQVTDTDGKPLADAVVDVWQSNEDGFYDVQLPELDGPVLRARFHTDGDGRLRFWSILPHEYPVPGDGPVGELLAETGRHPFRAPHLHFLIQAEGHPRLITQLFVRGGRYLDSDTVFGVKEELIAEFAERTGPAPDGRVPGGDWRSLEFTFRIG, encoded by the coding sequence ATGGAACCCACCACGTGGCTGACCGAGCAGGTCGTCGCGAGCTTCGACGGCACGCCGGACCCGCGGACGCGTGAGCTGCTCACCGGGCTGGTGCGGACGCTGCACGAGTACGTGACCGAGCACGAGGTCACCGAGCGCGAATGGTCGCGCGCCATCGACTTCCTCACCCGCGCTGGGCACCTCACCGACGACAAGCGGCAGGAGTTCGTGCTGCTGTCCGACGTGCTCGGCGTGTCGAGCATGGTCGACCTGCTGATGAACTCGCGGAGCCCGGACACCACGCCGTCGGCCGTGCTCGGGCCGTTCTACGTCGAAGGACCGCCGCCGCGAGCCCACGGTGACGACATCGCCGACGGCCTGCCCGGCACACCGCTCTGGGTGGACGTCCAAGTGACCGACACCGACGGTAAACCGCTCGCGGACGCCGTGGTCGACGTCTGGCAGTCCAATGAGGACGGGTTTTACGACGTCCAGCTGCCCGAACTCGACGGGCCGGTGCTGCGCGCCAGGTTCCACACCGATGGTGACGGCAGGCTGCGGTTCTGGTCGATCCTGCCGCACGAATACCCCGTGCCGGGTGACGGGCCGGTCGGCGAGCTGCTCGCCGAGACGGGCAGGCACCCGTTCCGCGCGCCGCACCTGCATTTCCTCATCCAGGCGGAGGGTCATCCCCGGCTCATCACCCAGCTGTTCGTGCGCGGTGGGAGGTATCTCGACAGCGATACGGTGTTCGGCGTCAAGGAGGAGCTGATCGCCGAGTTCGCCGAGCGGACCGGGCCTGCGCCGGACGGCCGGGTGCCGGGCGGTGACTGGCGGTCGCTGGAGTTCACCTTCCGGATCGGCTGA
- a CDS encoding FHA domain-containing protein produces MAGIRLTTSHDSLALGVSADPGSVSALSLTGGLTVAPVEGRTISFGRNRPEVDICVGENDLRVSRRHGLLTRQDGQWWVSNTGQLPLRLPSSRWLSSSEDPVPLPDGYTPLFVRSSPRREHLLELYVAGVDGIRPPTRHEAVTQPPRRWRLTEEERLLMVVLGQRYLLHEAQPQPVARQQAAEILDELQPDAGWGVKRVEHMVAAVRKRLSDGGVFGLRREEVGEPVGNTLNDNLLRELVLSTTIVPPDLMLLDRLS; encoded by the coding sequence ATGGCAGGCATTCGGCTCACCACGTCCCATGACAGCCTCGCGCTGGGGGTGAGCGCGGACCCCGGTTCGGTTTCGGCGTTGTCGCTGACCGGCGGGCTGACGGTCGCGCCGGTCGAGGGCCGGACGATCAGCTTCGGCCGCAACCGGCCTGAGGTCGACATCTGCGTCGGCGAGAACGACCTGCGCGTCAGCAGGCGGCACGGGCTGCTGACCAGGCAGGACGGCCAGTGGTGGGTCAGCAACACCGGCCAGCTGCCGCTGCGGCTGCCGTCGAGCCGCTGGCTGTCCAGCAGCGAGGACCCGGTGCCGCTGCCCGACGGCTACACCCCGCTTTTCGTGCGCAGCTCGCCGCGCCGCGAGCACCTGCTGGAGCTCTACGTCGCGGGCGTCGATGGCATCCGCCCGCCGACCAGGCATGAGGCGGTGACCCAGCCGCCGCGCCGCTGGCGGCTCACCGAGGAGGAGCGCCTGCTCATGGTCGTGCTCGGGCAGCGGTATCTGCTGCACGAGGCCCAGCCGCAGCCGGTCGCGCGCCAGCAGGCCGCCGAGATCCTCGACGAGCTGCAGCCGGACGCGGGCTGGGGCGTCAAGCGTGTCGAGCACATGGTCGCCGCGGTCCGCAAACGCCTCTCCGACGGCGGCGTCTTCGGCCTGCGCCGCGAGGAGGTCGGTGAGCCCGTCGGCAACACGCTCAACGACAACCTCCTGCGCGAGCTGGTGCTGTCGACGACGATCGTCCCGCCCGACCTCATGCTCCTCGACCGGCTCAGCTGA
- a CDS encoding BTAD domain-containing putative transcriptional regulator: protein MHFHVLGPLEARSADGSAVKLKPGKPTKLLAALLLHRGTWVSMDRLIDLIWQDQAVPASAAGNVKSYVCGLRRVLPEPRIESRDGAYRVSIRPDEVDADLVTTRAAEARLMLADGDAARAVALLTGALDLWRGMPFGDLTADDRAPEVARLDEVRWELRELLATACQTLGRSAEAIGLLRAMTCDDPLREDIWTRLISLLHEAGRRGEAIATFRRARSAIVRDLGVEPGAELSGAHRMVLGVS, encoded by the coding sequence ATGCACTTCCACGTTCTCGGCCCGCTCGAAGCACGTTCGGCCGACGGGTCCGCCGTGAAACTGAAGCCGGGCAAGCCGACCAAGCTGCTGGCCGCGTTGCTGCTGCATCGCGGCACCTGGGTGAGCATGGACCGGCTGATCGACCTGATCTGGCAGGACCAGGCCGTCCCGGCGTCGGCGGCAGGCAACGTGAAGTCCTACGTCTGCGGGCTGCGCCGGGTGCTGCCCGAGCCGCGCATCGAAAGCCGGGATGGCGCGTACCGGGTGAGCATCCGGCCGGACGAGGTCGACGCCGACCTGGTGACCACGCGCGCCGCCGAGGCCAGGCTCATGCTGGCCGACGGTGACGCCGCCCGCGCGGTCGCGCTGCTCACCGGCGCGCTCGACCTGTGGCGCGGCATGCCGTTCGGGGATCTCACGGCGGACGACCGCGCGCCCGAGGTCGCCAGGCTCGACGAGGTGCGCTGGGAGCTGCGTGAGCTGCTCGCGACGGCCTGCCAGACGCTCGGGCGGTCGGCCGAGGCGATCGGCCTGCTGCGCGCGATGACCTGCGACGACCCGTTGCGTGAGGACATCTGGACGCGGCTGATCTCGCTGCTGCACGAGGCCGGGCGGCGCGGCGAGGCGATCGCGACGTTCCGGCGGGCGCGCTCGGCGATCGTGCGTGATCTCGGCGTCGAACCGGGCGCCGAGCTGAGCGGCGCCCACCGGATGGTGCTCGGCGTCAGCTGA
- a CDS encoding response regulator transcription factor → MRVLVTEDDPDIRLTVELALRASGLAVDTVPDLPDADEALYVNAYDCAIFDRMLPSGDALTYVSAKRATGWAIPVLFLTARNGPDDIVTGLRAGDDYLVKPFDVEELVFRVRSLCRRTPIGNASVLRCGDLTLDTGRREVRRAGVLLTLTRTEFAVLERLMSSPGHVVSQPDLLRHGWDEMLDPASNVLQVLMAQLRRKLREPAVIQTVKGRGYRLTAS, encoded by the coding sequence ATGCGCGTGCTGGTCACCGAAGACGACCCCGACATCCGCCTCACGGTCGAGCTGGCACTGCGCGCGTCGGGACTGGCCGTCGACACCGTGCCCGATCTGCCGGACGCCGACGAGGCGTTGTACGTGAACGCCTACGACTGCGCGATCTTCGACCGCATGCTGCCGTCGGGCGACGCGCTGACCTACGTTTCCGCCAAGCGCGCCACCGGCTGGGCGATCCCGGTCCTGTTCCTCACCGCCCGCAACGGACCGGACGACATCGTCACCGGCCTGCGCGCGGGCGACGACTACCTGGTGAAGCCGTTCGACGTGGAGGAGCTGGTGTTCCGCGTGCGCAGCCTCTGCCGCCGCACGCCGATCGGCAACGCTTCGGTGCTTCGCTGCGGAGACCTCACCTTGGACACCGGCCGCCGCGAGGTCCGGCGCGCCGGCGTGCTGCTGACCTTGACGCGCACCGAGTTCGCGGTGCTCGAACGGCTGATGTCGAGCCCGGGGCACGTGGTGTCGCAGCCGGACCTCCTGCGGCACGGCTGGGACGAGATGCTCGACCCGGCCTCGAACGTGCTGCAGGTGTTGATGGCCCAGCTGCGACGGAAACTCCGCGAACCCGCGGTGATCCAGACGGTCAAAGGGCGTGGCTACCGCCTCACCGCGAGCTGA
- a CDS encoding LuxR C-terminal-related transcriptional regulator, which translates to MTVLAPGFLTSVTTEVIAMTTERAAPRTLATLADNFRHEVSYRILVPDRVRFTTGVSARLSMLSLAGATVRTLPTIPADTMVLDGSIAVVPGSPSGFAVLDLPDIAATAVELFARIWRTAVPFHSAPPTELSTRERELLHLLSAGCTDEAAAARLEVSVRTIRRTVADIMARLGARSRFQAGAKAADRGWLVDR; encoded by the coding sequence ATGACCGTGCTCGCGCCCGGTTTCCTCACCTCGGTGACGACCGAGGTCATCGCGATGACCACCGAGCGCGCGGCGCCGCGCACCCTCGCGACGCTGGCGGACAACTTCCGCCACGAGGTGAGCTACCGGATACTCGTGCCGGACCGGGTCCGGTTCACCACCGGCGTGAGCGCCAGGCTGAGCATGCTGTCGCTGGCGGGCGCCACCGTGCGGACGCTGCCCACCATCCCGGCCGACACCATGGTCCTGGACGGCAGCATCGCCGTCGTCCCCGGTTCGCCGTCGGGGTTCGCGGTACTCGACCTGCCGGACATCGCCGCGACGGCGGTCGAGCTGTTCGCCCGCATCTGGCGCACCGCGGTCCCGTTCCACTCGGCACCGCCGACCGAGTTGAGCACCCGCGAACGCGAGCTGCTGCACCTGCTTTCGGCGGGCTGCACCGACGAGGCGGCCGCTGCCAGGCTGGAGGTCTCGGTGCGCACGATCCGCCGCACGGTCGCCGACATCATGGCCCGCCTCGGCGCCCGCAGCCGCTTCCAGGCCGGCGCCAAGGCGGCCGACCGCGGCTGGCTGGTGGACCGCTGA
- a CDS encoding BTAD domain-containing putative transcriptional regulator, translating to MLYGVLGKFEAYDRSGAAAVAGARKPTMLLAALLLHPNAWVGVNQLVDVIWHEQDTPASAEQNLKTYVWQLRRALTELHGGHRIESRTGAYRIRVDRGDLDIGVAENLETAADHARVNGDAAGAVTCLTEALLLWRGEPYEGLPDELTASAASRADHLRRRLREKLADGYACQGRHDVAARLLQVLTEEDPLQEGSWARLIRALHRSGQRSEALAAYQRARAVLSAELGVEPGPELIAAQRSALAAESGLTRRDLPRTVADFTGRETELSQIRAVLGGTTNAVPVVVLDGMPGAGKTALAVHAAHESAAAYPDGQLFVDLRAGLPPSTVLARLLRAAGAPVPADPDEREAVWRGELADRRLLLVLDNAADAEQVRPLLPGSPGCAVVITTRNRALWLPGATALTTEPLSVHYARQLFPGAPGEIFTHCGGLPAAIRAVTAMLRNRPLWTIDALTAELAALFAPSFGELSPAESRVMALGASHIQVDAATTAELAGLEIPVAQEVLDSLFARHLITQPSPGRYSWHIVIRDQVKHQALIGAAR from the coding sequence GTGCTGTACGGAGTGCTCGGCAAGTTCGAGGCATACGACCGGAGCGGGGCGGCGGCCGTGGCAGGCGCCAGGAAGCCGACCATGCTGCTCGCCGCGTTGCTCCTGCACCCTAACGCCTGGGTCGGCGTGAATCAGCTGGTCGACGTCATCTGGCATGAACAGGACACGCCCGCGTCCGCCGAACAGAACCTCAAGACCTACGTCTGGCAGCTGCGCCGCGCGCTGACCGAGCTGCACGGCGGACACCGCATCGAAAGCCGGACCGGCGCGTACCGGATCAGGGTCGACCGGGGTGATCTCGACATCGGCGTCGCCGAGAATCTGGAGACCGCGGCCGACCATGCCCGCGTCAACGGCGACGCGGCGGGCGCGGTCACCTGCCTGACCGAAGCGTTGCTGTTGTGGCGCGGCGAGCCGTACGAAGGACTTCCCGACGAGCTGACCGCCTCGGCCGCGTCGCGCGCCGACCACCTCCGGCGGCGGCTGCGCGAGAAGCTGGCCGACGGTTACGCCTGCCAAGGCCGCCACGACGTCGCGGCCCGGCTACTACAGGTGCTGACCGAGGAAGACCCGCTGCAGGAAGGGTCGTGGGCACGCCTGATCCGCGCTCTGCACCGGTCAGGGCAGCGTTCGGAGGCACTCGCGGCTTATCAGCGCGCGAGAGCGGTGTTAAGCGCGGAGCTGGGCGTCGAGCCGGGTCCCGAGCTGATCGCCGCGCAGCGCAGCGCGCTCGCCGCCGAGTCCGGTCTCACCCGCCGCGACCTGCCGAGGACGGTCGCCGACTTCACCGGCCGCGAGACCGAGCTGAGCCAGATCCGCGCCGTGCTGGGCGGCACGACCAACGCGGTGCCCGTGGTCGTGCTCGACGGCATGCCCGGCGCGGGCAAGACCGCACTCGCCGTGCACGCGGCGCACGAGTCCGCCGCCGCCTACCCGGACGGTCAGCTGTTCGTCGACCTGCGCGCCGGCCTGCCGCCGTCGACGGTGCTGGCGCGGCTGCTGCGCGCGGCGGGCGCACCGGTGCCCGCCGACCCCGACGAGCGCGAAGCCGTGTGGCGCGGCGAACTCGCGGACCGCCGTCTGCTGCTGGTGCTCGACAACGCGGCCGACGCCGAGCAGGTGCGGCCGCTGCTGCCCGGCAGTCCGGGATGCGCGGTCGTGATCACGACCAGGAATCGCGCGCTGTGGCTACCCGGAGCGACCGCGCTGACCACTGAACCGCTCTCCGTCCACTACGCGCGGCAGCTTTTCCCCGGAGCACCCGGCGAGATCTTCACGCACTGCGGCGGCCTGCCCGCGGCGATCCGCGCGGTGACCGCCATGCTGCGCAACCGTCCACTCTGGACGATCGACGCGCTCACGGCCGAACTCGCCGCCCTGTTCGCGCCCTCGTTCGGCGAGCTCTCCCCCGCCGAGTCGCGCGTGATGGCACTCGGCGCGTCCCACATCCAGGTCGACGCGGCCACCACGGCCGAGCTGGCCGGCCTGGAAATCCCAGTGGCGCAAGAGGTTCTGGACTCGCTGTTCGCCAGGCACCTGATCACCCAGCCCTCGCCCGGCCGCTACAGCTGGCACATCGTGATCCGCGACCAGGTCAAGCACCAGGCACTGATCGGAGCGGCCCGATGA
- a CDS encoding sensor histidine kinase, translated as MGLIGSSSDRLRGLRRVLTVLFTAMNALGLVVFAWLLIDADAADGRQRLDAELSRISSTILRLIEADGRYEANDPLNDRCPQFAVVPVEPMRFAQYTSKRPCVAVDESLPRALAAEAVGKRAPVAGYRKALDGKEIRVMAEPFRVRTGEYVGAVVALADAEPEASRHNRMLLQVSGGCAVLIGGLGLAGHVLAGRAMRPATSALREQELMLGEVAHDLRAPVAKLRVLAETAQRHPDLRPELLPRAVKLASEMGGIIDGSLLRARVASGAEKLAVEPVWLDQLVEGMVEDTPADGKAVTVTTQAAKVDADPVLLRRAIRNLLVNAIRHAESGVRVSVLADGRVLVADDGPGVDPEITAKMFEPFASGGGSSGLGLGIVRWVALAHGGTLRVFNAEDGGAIFELALNVSRMDRPS; from the coding sequence ATGGGTCTGATCGGGTCGAGCTCCGACCGGCTGCGCGGGCTCCGGCGCGTGCTCACCGTGCTCTTCACCGCGATGAACGCGCTCGGCCTCGTCGTGTTCGCCTGGCTGCTGATCGACGCCGACGCCGCCGACGGCAGGCAGCGCCTCGACGCGGAGCTGAGCCGGATCAGCTCGACCATCCTGCGGCTGATCGAGGCGGACGGACGGTACGAGGCCAACGATCCGCTCAACGACCGGTGCCCGCAGTTCGCCGTCGTGCCTGTCGAACCGATGCGGTTCGCCCAATACACCAGCAAACGTCCCTGCGTCGCGGTCGACGAGTCGCTGCCGCGCGCGCTCGCCGCCGAGGCCGTCGGCAAGCGCGCGCCCGTGGCCGGCTATCGGAAAGCGTTGGACGGCAAGGAAATCCGGGTCATGGCCGAGCCGTTCCGGGTGCGCACCGGCGAGTACGTCGGCGCCGTGGTCGCGCTCGCCGACGCGGAACCCGAAGCGAGCAGGCACAACCGGATGCTGCTGCAGGTGTCCGGCGGCTGCGCGGTGCTGATCGGCGGGCTCGGGCTCGCCGGGCACGTGCTGGCAGGCCGCGCGATGCGGCCCGCCACCAGCGCGTTGCGCGAGCAGGAGCTCATGCTCGGCGAGGTCGCGCACGATCTGCGCGCGCCGGTCGCGAAACTCCGTGTCCTCGCCGAAACCGCGCAGCGGCACCCGGACCTGCGGCCCGAACTGCTGCCTCGCGCGGTCAAGCTGGCGAGCGAGATGGGCGGCATCATCGACGGCTCGTTGCTGCGCGCCCGCGTCGCGTCGGGCGCCGAGAAGCTCGCCGTCGAACCGGTCTGGCTCGATCAGCTGGTGGAGGGCATGGTCGAGGACACCCCCGCCGACGGCAAGGCGGTGACCGTCACGACGCAGGCCGCCAAGGTCGACGCCGACCCGGTGCTGCTGCGCCGCGCGATCCGGAACCTGCTGGTCAACGCGATCCGACATGCCGAAAGCGGCGTTCGGGTTTCGGTGCTCGCCGACGGCAGGGTGCTGGTGGCCGACGACGGTCCCGGTGTCGATCCCGAGATCACCGCGAAGATGTTCGAGCCGTTCGCCAGCGGCGGCGGGTCGTCCGGACTCGGCCTCGGCATCGTCCGCTGGGTGGCGCTGGCGCACGGCGGCACGCTGCGGGTGTTCAACGCCGAGGACGGCGGCGCGATCTTCGAGCTCGCGCTAAATGTATCGAGAATGGATCGGCCTTCGTAG
- a CDS encoding fibronectin type III domain-containing protein: MSRGGRGRHAAKTPGALIVLACAAVLAVALTGATKPLSGMEFGQDGHWVLNAAAGMVFHVDGASKYVDAAAPIPDPEKGSQVVQGDTGGYVVGSSKITGFGKSSLTVEDTKPLSERPVALEVTGGPYLVFRQAGTVVRLGKTPVTIPADGKLGAPVVTREGSLWLHRVDRNALCELPKGADRLACPVAVPSGHSGALTVANGRPSFVDTTTDALREITPGGLGDPVPLGVDWPNDVLVASTDVGGKVAGLDQRGKKLYLMDKTGTKTVPLDDGNYVGIASSGAVVALVDKDKKALVTYGVDGVKRDDRPIPGGDAPVPLVKGEDGRVYVDGAEGTHVLVVDQDGAVSPVQATGVGKNPDPVPQPDPVKPDPAPGPGPEPKPKDVRKPETPQPPKPPVAPASPPGAPGGVTATAGDGSATVKWSAANPNGAPITGYRVSWPGGSKTLGGGTRTTTITGLENGTSYVFTVEAVNRAGTGAGADSAAVTPRTVAKPPGKPGALKIAIKTGEANATVTWSAAAANGSPVTGYHVEWNRDGVASADVEGGVRSFTLRGVGIESPLKVTVTAENANGVGQGATATKNEGDEPDVKRTATVSRGKTTTADQCDPPVCAFMRIVLKGFTPNKAITITAMTSDQGPHGSKPFTIKADGTLTTEAFSMGTPDRDVWVIADGVESNHFRWPSS, encoded by the coding sequence GTGAGCCGAGGTGGAAGGGGGCGCCACGCGGCGAAGACCCCCGGTGCGTTGATCGTTCTCGCCTGCGCCGCCGTGCTGGCCGTGGCGCTCACGGGCGCGACGAAACCGTTGTCCGGCATGGAGTTCGGGCAGGACGGGCACTGGGTGCTGAACGCCGCGGCGGGCATGGTGTTCCATGTGGACGGCGCCAGCAAGTACGTCGACGCGGCCGCGCCGATACCGGACCCGGAAAAAGGGAGCCAGGTCGTCCAGGGCGACACCGGTGGTTACGTGGTCGGCAGCTCGAAGATCACGGGGTTCGGGAAGTCCTCGCTCACGGTCGAAGACACCAAGCCGCTGTCCGAACGGCCCGTCGCGCTCGAGGTCACCGGTGGCCCGTATCTGGTCTTCCGACAGGCCGGAACCGTTGTCAGGCTCGGGAAAACACCCGTCACCATCCCGGCGGACGGCAAACTCGGCGCACCAGTCGTCACCCGCGAGGGCTCGCTGTGGCTGCACCGGGTCGACCGCAACGCGCTGTGCGAGCTGCCCAAGGGCGCCGACCGGCTCGCCTGCCCCGTCGCGGTCCCCAGTGGACACTCCGGCGCGCTGACCGTCGCGAACGGCCGTCCCTCCTTTGTGGACACCACGACCGACGCGCTGCGCGAGATCACGCCGGGCGGTCTCGGCGATCCGGTGCCGCTCGGCGTCGATTGGCCGAACGACGTGCTGGTCGCGTCGACCGACGTGGGTGGCAAGGTCGCTGGGCTCGACCAGCGCGGCAAGAAGCTCTACCTGATGGACAAGACCGGCACCAAGACGGTCCCGCTCGACGACGGGAACTACGTCGGCATCGCGTCGTCCGGAGCCGTGGTCGCCTTGGTGGACAAGGACAAGAAGGCGCTGGTCACCTACGGCGTCGATGGCGTCAAGCGCGACGACCGGCCGATTCCCGGCGGTGACGCGCCCGTCCCGCTGGTCAAAGGCGAGGACGGCCGGGTCTATGTGGACGGTGCCGAGGGCACGCACGTGCTGGTGGTCGACCAGGACGGCGCGGTCAGCCCGGTGCAGGCGACCGGCGTCGGCAAGAACCCGGACCCGGTTCCGCAGCCCGATCCGGTCAAACCCGATCCGGCGCCGGGACCTGGACCCGAGCCGAAACCGAAGGACGTCCGCAAGCCGGAGACACCGCAGCCACCCAAGCCACCCGTGGCGCCGGCCAGTCCGCCTGGCGCACCTGGCGGGGTCACCGCGACCGCGGGCGACGGGTCGGCGACAGTCAAATGGTCGGCAGCCAATCCCAATGGCGCACCCATCACGGGGTACCGCGTGAGCTGGCCGGGCGGCTCCAAAACGCTCGGCGGCGGCACGCGCACCACCACGATCACCGGACTGGAGAACGGGACCTCGTACGTGTTCACGGTCGAGGCCGTCAACCGCGCGGGCACCGGCGCGGGCGCCGATTCCGCTGCCGTGACACCGAGAACCGTGGCCAAGCCACCCGGTAAGCCAGGTGCGCTGAAGATCGCCATCAAGACCGGGGAGGCCAACGCGACGGTCACGTGGTCCGCCGCCGCGGCCAATGGCTCGCCGGTCACCGGCTATCACGTCGAGTGGAACCGTGACGGCGTCGCGAGTGCCGACGTGGAAGGTGGCGTGCGGTCCTTCACGCTCCGGGGCGTCGGTATCGAGAGTCCGCTGAAGGTGACCGTGACCGCCGAGAACGCCAACGGGGTCGGGCAGGGGGCGACCGCGACCAAGAACGAGGGCGACGAGCCCGACGTCAAGCGCACGGCCACGGTTTCGCGCGGCAAGACCACCACGGCCGACCAATGCGATCCGCCGGTCTGCGCGTTCATGCGCATCGTGCTGAAGGGGTTCACGCCGAACAAGGCGATCACGATCACCGCGATGACTTCGGATCAGGGGCCGCACGGCAGCAAGCCGTTCACGATCAAGGCGGACGGGACATTGACGACGGAAGCCTTCTCGATGGGCACGCCTGATCGTGACGTCTGGGTGATCGCCGACGGCGTCGAGTCGAACCACTTCAGGTGGCCGTCGTCATGA
- a CDS encoding DUF58 domain-containing protein, whose protein sequence is MRLTRRGWAVVACVPLAYGIGEWAGYPFFRALAGIALGALLAAVLTTFRRPDVTVHRELEPDHVERGTPALARLLVRNNGDQRQPGFTARERVERGEFVTVDVRPLSPEEQAPYHYELPTAARGKLTVGPLVLERSDPFGLLRRPLAAGDTATLWVRPKVRPARAWAGGHPRHHHEGATTDDALRGSADLRDVRPYVLGDEVRHLHWKATARTGRLMVRDYVDPEQPRFTLILDTRPKVLSDKEFEEAVDVAASLVTSSTMAGHRCRMLTSAGRDLPTSGGTQAARQLLDVLCEVEQAPGALALPKSGSDGGCLVVVTGRLRAPDLRELAALRPRFASMVLLGVGTHGLGMQGLGVHGVDGVPGARAISAVDAGEAVRRWNAIA, encoded by the coding sequence ATGAGGCTCACCCGGCGAGGCTGGGCGGTGGTCGCCTGCGTGCCGCTCGCCTACGGCATCGGGGAGTGGGCGGGTTACCCGTTCTTCCGCGCGCTGGCGGGAATCGCGCTGGGCGCGCTGCTCGCCGCCGTGCTCACCACGTTCCGGCGGCCGGACGTGACCGTCCACCGTGAACTCGAACCCGACCATGTCGAGCGGGGCACGCCCGCGCTCGCCCGGCTGCTGGTGCGCAACAACGGCGACCAGCGGCAGCCGGGGTTCACCGCGCGCGAACGGGTCGAGCGCGGCGAGTTCGTCACGGTCGACGTCCGGCCGCTCTCACCGGAGGAACAGGCGCCGTACCACTACGAACTGCCGACCGCCGCGCGCGGCAAGCTGACCGTCGGCCCGCTCGTGCTCGAACGCTCCGATCCGTTCGGCCTGCTCCGCCGCCCGCTTGCGGCAGGCGACACGGCGACACTGTGGGTGCGCCCGAAGGTGCGTCCCGCGCGGGCGTGGGCGGGCGGGCACCCTCGGCACCACCACGAGGGCGCGACCACCGACGACGCGCTGCGCGGGTCGGCCGATCTGCGCGACGTGCGGCCGTACGTGCTCGGCGACGAGGTCCGGCATCTGCATTGGAAGGCGACCGCCCGCACCGGGCGGCTCATGGTCCGCGACTACGTCGACCCGGAACAGCCGAGGTTCACACTGATACTGGACACCCGGCCGAAAGTGTTGTCGGACAAGGAATTCGAGGAAGCCGTCGACGTGGCAGCCTCGCTGGTCACATCGTCCACAATGGCCGGTCACCGATGCCGGATGCTCACCTCGGCAGGCCGGGATCTGCCGACTTCCGGTGGCACGCAGGCAGCGCGGCAGCTGCTCGACGTGTTGTGCGAGGTCGAGCAGGCTCCAGGTGCGCTGGCGTTGCCCAAGTCCGGTTCGGACGGTGGCTGCCTGGTGGTCGTCACCGGACGGCTGCGCGCGCCGGATCTGCGCGAACTCGCCGCGCTGCGGCCGAGATTCGCGTCGATGGTGCTGCTCGGCGTCGGCACGCACGGGCTCGGCATGCAAGGACTCGGGGTGCACGGCGTCGACGGGGTGCCCGGCGCACGGGCGATCAGCGCGGTCGACGCGGGGGAGGCGGTGCGGCGGTGGAACGCGATCGCGTGA